The following proteins come from a genomic window of Yinghuangia sp. ASG 101:
- the rpsD gene encoding 30S ribosomal protein S4 gives MNQARPKIKRSRALGVALTPKAQKYLENRPYPPGEHGRGRKQASDYKVRLLEKQKLRAQYDINETQMRAAFDNAHKHQGKTGEEMVVALERRLDAFVLRAGFARTIYQARQMVGHGHFEVNGTKVDRPSYRLRPEDVVGVRERSRDKALFQVVRAGGFAAENTPKYIEVNLGALVARLDRLPQRREIPVICDEQLVVEYYSR, from the coding sequence TTGAACCAGGCTCGCCCCAAGATCAAGCGCAGCCGCGCCCTCGGCGTCGCCCTGACCCCCAAAGCGCAGAAGTACCTGGAAAACCGGCCGTATCCTCCGGGCGAGCACGGCCGCGGACGCAAGCAGGCGTCGGACTACAAGGTGCGCCTGCTGGAGAAGCAGAAGCTGCGCGCGCAGTACGACATCAACGAGACCCAGATGCGCGCCGCGTTCGACAACGCGCACAAGCACCAGGGCAAGACCGGCGAGGAGATGGTCGTCGCCCTGGAGCGGCGCCTCGACGCGTTCGTCCTGCGCGCCGGATTCGCGCGCACGATCTACCAGGCGCGCCAGATGGTCGGCCACGGCCACTTCGAGGTCAACGGCACCAAGGTCGACCGGCCGTCGTACCGGCTCCGGCCCGAGGACGTCGTCGGCGTCCGCGAACGCAGCCGCGACAAGGCGCTGTTCCAGGTCGTCCGCGCCGGCGGCTTCGCGGCCGAGAACACCCCCAAATACATCGAGGTCAACCTCGGCGCGCTCGTCGCCCGCCTCGACCGGCTCCCGCAGCGCCGCGAGATCCCGGTCATCTGCGACGAGCAACTCGTCGTCGAGTACTACTCGCGCTGA
- a CDS encoding DUF2470 domain-containing protein, which produces MPRTTDAADATPDASADGCDRRRSRGSHPDAASRARTLAAHAASAIVELPGHIGDEPIVPAARTVEADGSILLLVPPEIGAAVLTSRDDVAAVLHLVDVAPVAVPQRVRAHCWIAGWLSTPSGSGLGRAAARLAAATHDPALLAFGESRSGAVVRLEPGEVLVDDLWGAEHVEPDEYGAAGADPVAVHEAELLQHLAAAHGAELHRLCRLTGAVTKGDRVAPVALDQFGLRLRCTSPTRTRDVRFEFTSPVTGPATLGEALRTLFHGPGSPESPCS; this is translated from the coding sequence ATGCCCCGGACCACCGACGCCGCCGATGCCACGCCCGACGCGTCCGCCGACGGCTGCGACCGCCGGCGCTCGCGCGGCAGCCACCCCGACGCCGCGTCGCGCGCCCGCACCCTGGCCGCGCACGCCGCGTCCGCGATCGTCGAACTCCCCGGCCACATCGGTGACGAGCCGATCGTCCCCGCGGCCCGCACGGTGGAGGCCGACGGGTCGATACTCCTGCTCGTCCCGCCGGAGATCGGCGCCGCGGTGCTGACCTCGCGCGACGACGTCGCCGCCGTCCTGCATTTGGTGGACGTCGCACCGGTCGCCGTGCCGCAGCGGGTGCGCGCGCACTGCTGGATCGCCGGGTGGCTGAGCACGCCGTCCGGCTCGGGCCTCGGCCGGGCCGCGGCGCGCCTCGCCGCCGCGACGCACGACCCCGCGCTGCTGGCCTTCGGCGAATCGCGGTCGGGCGCCGTCGTGCGCCTGGAGCCCGGGGAGGTCCTCGTCGACGACCTGTGGGGCGCCGAGCACGTCGAACCCGACGAGTACGGCGCCGCCGGGGCCGACCCGGTGGCCGTGCACGAGGCCGAGTTGCTGCAACACCTCGCCGCCGCGCACGGTGCCGAGTTGCACCGTCTGTGCCGGCTGACCGGCGCGGTGACGAAAGGCGACCGCGTGGCGCCGGTCGCGCTCGACCAGTTCGGGCTGCGGCTGCGCTGCACGAGCCCGACGCGCACGCGCGACGTCCGCTTCGAATTCACGTCACCGGTGACCGGGCCCGCCACACTCGGCGAGGCTCTGCGGACGCTGTTCCATGGCCCGGGGTCGCCCGAATCCCCCTGCTCCTGA
- a CDS encoding threonine/serine ThrE exporter family protein yields MFERPRRPGTVGGPRESRDPDRAPATLPSTEAAAPVPRRRGRPTARLPWQPPPLASLPWQERLRARLRADAYGTETPERTDTGVSVPHVLDLALRTGELLLASGEGGEDVEAAMLGITDAYGLHRCTPNATFTAMTLSYQPSLADTPVTAERVVRRRATDFTRLAAAHRLVEDITTGEVTLEDAYHRLVEIRRNRHPYPRWLVLGATGSVAATASVLVGGGVIVACAAFFAAVIGDWLAQVLARRGVPEFYQFVLAAMPAAAVAVGLIKADIGVLPYAVVTGGLFALLPGRALVAAVQDGLTGFYITAAARLLEVFYLIVGIICGIAIVLYAGNQLGVELNVEGSFFPASNPPVQLAAAAGLSLAFAVLVQVRPDVLAIAAAGGAASWSIFEVLRIAGAAPILATAVATGVVGLLGQLLARAGRTSALPYVIPAIGPLLPGGAMYQGLLGLALGHTDKGWLGLVNAAGLALALAVGVNLGSEVARFVLPVPQRGGREMRAAAKRTRGF; encoded by the coding sequence GTGTTCGAGCGCCCTCGGCGACCCGGCACCGTCGGCGGCCCCAGGGAATCCCGCGATCCCGACCGGGCCCCGGCAACGCTCCCCTCGACGGAGGCCGCAGCGCCGGTCCCGCGGCGACGCGGCCGACCGACGGCACGGCTCCCGTGGCAACCACCGCCGCTGGCATCCCTTCCGTGGCAGGAGCGACTGCGCGCACGGCTGCGCGCGGACGCGTACGGCACGGAGACGCCCGAGCGCACCGACACCGGGGTCTCCGTCCCCCACGTGCTCGATCTCGCGCTGCGCACCGGCGAGTTGCTGCTCGCGAGCGGAGAGGGCGGCGAGGACGTCGAGGCGGCGATGCTCGGCATCACCGACGCGTACGGCCTGCACCGGTGCACACCGAACGCCACCTTCACGGCGATGACGCTGTCGTACCAGCCGTCGCTGGCGGACACCCCGGTCACCGCCGAGCGCGTGGTACGCCGCCGCGCCACCGACTTCACCCGGCTCGCCGCCGCACACCGGCTGGTCGAGGACATCACGACCGGCGAGGTGACGCTGGAGGACGCCTACCACCGGCTGGTCGAGATCCGCCGCAACCGGCACCCGTACCCCCGGTGGCTCGTCCTGGGCGCCACGGGTTCCGTCGCCGCGACGGCGAGCGTGCTGGTCGGCGGCGGCGTGATCGTCGCGTGCGCCGCGTTCTTCGCGGCCGTGATCGGCGACTGGCTCGCCCAGGTGCTGGCCCGGCGCGGTGTGCCGGAGTTCTACCAGTTCGTCCTGGCCGCGATGCCGGCCGCCGCGGTCGCCGTCGGGCTGATCAAGGCGGACATCGGCGTGTTGCCGTATGCGGTAGTCACCGGTGGGCTGTTCGCGCTGCTCCCCGGGCGGGCGCTGGTCGCCGCGGTGCAGGACGGCCTGACGGGCTTCTATATCACCGCCGCCGCCCGACTGCTCGAGGTCTTCTATCTGATCGTCGGCATCATCTGCGGTATCGCGATCGTGCTGTACGCGGGCAACCAGCTGGGCGTCGAACTCAACGTCGAGGGCTCGTTCTTCCCCGCGTCGAACCCGCCCGTGCAGCTCGCCGCGGCGGCCGGCCTCTCGCTCGCGTTCGCGGTGCTCGTGCAGGTGCGGCCCGACGTGCTGGCGATCGCGGCGGCGGGCGGGGCGGCGAGCTGGTCGATCTTCGAGGTGCTGCGCATCGCGGGGGCGGCACCGATACTCGCCACCGCCGTCGCCACCGGCGTCGTGGGCCTGCTTGGCCAGTTGCTCGCCCGCGCGGGGCGGACGTCGGCGCTGCCGTACGTCATCCCGGCGATCGGCCCGCTGCTCCCCGGCGGTGCGATGTACCAGGGCCTGCTCGGCCTGGCGCTCGGGCACACCGACAAGGGCTGGCTCGGTCTCGTCAACGCGGCGGGCCTGGCGCTCGCCCTCGCGGTGGGCGTGAATCTGGGGAGCGAGGTGGCGCGCTTCGTCCTGCCGGTGCCGCAGCGCGGCGGCCGGGAGATGCGCGCGGCGGCCAAGCGCACACGAGGCTTCTGA
- a CDS encoding DUF948 domain-containing protein encodes MSGGEVALMIIATFWAILVAFLALVLVKLVKVLKEATRLVSDIADRTPPLLDEMTDAVRATNAQLARVDQIAGNVQTMSTNATALSSTVAATLGGPLVKTAAFSYGVRRALSAQQRAELAKRVRSTAKAERIARQRAARGRS; translated from the coding sequence GTGTCGGGTGGCGAAGTCGCGCTGATGATCATCGCGACGTTCTGGGCGATTCTCGTCGCCTTCCTCGCGCTGGTGCTGGTGAAACTGGTCAAGGTGCTCAAGGAGGCGACCCGCCTCGTCTCCGACATCGCCGACCGTACGCCGCCCCTGCTGGACGAGATGACCGACGCCGTCCGCGCGACCAACGCGCAACTGGCCCGCGTCGACCAGATCGCCGGGAACGTGCAGACGATGTCGACCAACGCCACCGCGCTGTCGTCGACCGTCGCCGCCACGCTCGGCGGCCCGCTGGTCAAGACCGCGGCCTTCTCCTACGGGGTGCGCCGCGCGCTGTCCGCGCAACAACGTGCGGAACTGGCCAAGCGCGTACGCTCCACCGCCAAAGCCGAACGCATCGCGCGCCAGCGCGCCGCTCGCGGAAGGTCGTGA